GGTCACCCCCTTATCCAGAAAAAAGCTGGGGAATATCATGCTTTGCTCGCAAAGAGCATGGACAACACTCCTCGGTTTGTGGAAGGattaatactaaaaaaaaacacaaattaagtTTCATTTAACAGGGTTGGCAAGCATCCTGGAGGAAAGCTTTGACATTGCAAATAAAGGAATGTATGGTGAGACAGAAATGAAAAGTCAATCTTGGAGTCTCAGATTAAGTTGACATTGTGTTGGTAAAACCATAATCATCAACATCCCCGTTCTGCTGTAATcgcaatttgcatttttaaagagCCTCCCTACTTCCAAGGTCTCTCCAGCGCAATGTCCTGAATTGTGCATGCCTGGAAAATCACCGAGCAATGTTCTGCTCATTACAATGATCATCTGCAATCATTTCCTTTGTCCTTTTTCACAATATAAAACGCTCCAAAGCCCGTCGGGGCtgctgttgtattatttttcacaGAAAGTTTCTCCAAGAGCATCCTTGGCACAATATCCCTGATTTATTCTCTCACATTATACTTACATTGTATTGGAGATTAATTTCCTTGTGTTCCAAGGTCCATATGTAAAATTCAGCAGAGATCGTTAAAAAGTGCCATCGACATGTTCAActcttgtctttttctttttttactctaAAAGTGTCATAGAAAGCCAAGGGTTTAGTTGTGAAAGAATGTGCGAGCATTTCCAAGAATAGCTGTCGGCTGCTTAGACACCCCTGGACTACCAATACATGGTCCTCTGAGATTTGTCTGAAAAACACCCTCAGAATGATACTGTAGTTTGCTTAGTTTTCTTGTGTTGCGAAGGTTACCGTGTGTAAATTGCTGCCATTGTGTTTTACAAACTCACCGTCAATCCACATTTGTGTCTGCCAGAGTTTTCCTGACAAAACATCTCTGTGCATCCTTGGCACTTTTCCCAAGTTAAGGGGGGGACTGTGTAATTCTGCTCCACACAGTGCTCCAATACCTCAAACAAACGTTGGTGACCAGGCTTCTGAGAGTGGTTCTGGTATTGGTGTGGTCCTATGGAGTGTTTATCACATCACCTGAAATACAAAGCGCATCCTTTGAATTGGTCAAGGTCAAAAAAAGCAATCCCATGCATGATTGGAGAAAAATGAAGACGCAGATCATATCCATTCCAGGGATTAATGCAGCATCCAACACAGAATCATACTTAGGACTGAAAGATATTCtgccttagttttttttttttttttttgcttggaagCTTGCCTTTGCTCTTCTCACGCTGACCCCTTTTCATATCCCACTGACTGAATTTGCAGCATCACACACTGAATTAAACCAACTTTCATCTGTGTCAGCGTCTTCATACACATTTAACGCGGGTGTCTTGTTCAAGTCACCCCATGTAGATCAATGTGCTGCTGCCGGCTATAAAGGCTATGTCTCACTGATAAACTGCACGATGAAGTGGATGTCTACAATTTAGTTGGCTGATCTCGATGCCTCCAAAATGAAGCATTCAACCActgatcttgtttttttttccagtgcacaGTGGACCGGTGGATGGTGTGGTTTTGGAGTCTAAATTCTGTTGATGCTCAGAGACAGGCTTCCAAGCACATGCTGTTGTGCATAACTCATATTGTTCTTCCTCTCATATCTAGAGATTATCATAATCAATTCAGTCTTTTATGTAGTTTCACCACGGTATCTCTCAGCAATTAATTCATCCTCTAtcagagaaagagaaaatatgCAGCTGGTTTGTGGTTGAAACTTTTAAATGAAAGCTGtgtttaaaaatagatttatttttctggATGTTCATGTCCATATTTTAcccccaaattgttttttgcttttgcctTAATAGTCTGCCTGATGTGAAgatacatttgtcattttttttatcggTCAAATTTAAGAAATAACAGTCCACCACCAAGATTGGTCAGGTGTGACAACAAGAATTCTGTCAGCATAAAAAAGGTGGGCTACATTTACACTCTGTTCCAGATCCGCTTGGCCAAAATAGTGTGCGTAATGGAATTTCTCCATATTCAAGTCTTACAAAGATTTCTCACACTCCATCATGGTGTCCATGACAGGCCATTGGGGGTTGTGGCTGCTGAGACCCGGAGGCTCAAAGGCACACTATGGTTCAGCCTTTAATCTACCATGAATTCCACTACGCTTCCCGCAAGCCCATCACGTTCCGATAGGGTCCCTCCCATTTATCATTTTCTGTTTCTCAATGCTTTCTTTCTCCGGATGAAACTTTGATGCTGGGCTGCTTTGGAGAATGTTGGACCCCCTCGGCAGAGTCAAATGAAGGTCCCCTGCGAGGCCCGGTTCCAGAGTCAGCATCAGCGCGGGGTGTTCCATACTGCCCTTCAATTAATGTTTGATAATATTAGTTTTCAGTCAGCAGCTACTGAAATTCACTCATCCTCAATATGGAAGACAGACTTTTATTCAtaactctctccctctctctctttcacaacCAATGACATTATTTACAGTATGCATGCCAAGCAACTCTTGTCGTCTTGTCTCTTTGCCTGTGTATGTCACATTCTTTCTCCCACCCTCTGTCTCTCCCTTACAAACATTGGCATCATAGGTCCATAAAGTAAGCACATGGCTGAGTTTAGATCGCCCCGAATACATGTTTCCTGCCCCACTCCAACCCCAGTTTTGATCTGCCCTTTTACCGACTGTCAGGTTTAGTTGTGTTTAGGTGTTCTGCTCttgcagtgtatttgcaatAGGATGCCCTTAgtccccggtagtccagtggttagcacgtaggcttcacagtgcagaggtaccgggttcgattccagctccggcctccctgtgtggagtttgcatgtgctccccgggcctgcgtgggttttctccgggtgctccggtttcctcccacattccaaaaatatgcgtggcaagctgattgaacgctctaaattgtccctaggtgtgagtgtgagtgcgaatggttgttcgtctctgtgtgccctgcgattggctggcaactgattcagggtgtcccccgcctactgcccggagacagctgggataggctccatcaccccccgcgaccctagtgaggatcaagcggttaggaagatgaatgccCTTAGTCTAACTACGATTGCAAGGGTCCCCCAGCCCCACAAGGTCTTTAAATGCTGTATGTCTGCAGATTCCAAACTTACGCAAGCTATAAGGGATCTGATGTGAGCGTTGTAGTGCTGTTAGGTAATTGGGGTCTTGAGTGATTATGATGAATGGTCACATTTTACAAAGAATTAATTTACTTTAGGTATCATTCAAGTTGTGAGACGTGTGTTGACTGTGTTGATTGGATCTTAGATTTTGGCTGAGTATGTTTTTAACTTGATGTGAGGATCATAAATCCAGCTGCCGTGTTTCAAGATAACTCTTGCTAATAACTGTACACTTGGCACTCAGTAAGTCTGAACAAAATTACAGTACTCAAACTGACGAACCTGAGGCACTTCGGTCACTGCCTTTAATGGCTTTCTAAATGTGAGCAAACATTCCAGCAAATATGAGGGACTCACAATAGGCATCTATATCCATAAATCAGTTGCAAAGGTTTAGACACTTGAGAAATCTCCCGATCATGCACAGCAATTGCACTGTGTCACAtggtcccccccaccccgccccatgTTGTTTTATAACTTTTCCATTTTGTCTATGGTCATCGGAAACGGGGCTGTTGTGGAAcatagtacagtaatccctcgtttatcgcggttaatggggaccaaaaccacccgcgataaacgaaaatctgcgaagtagcgtccaattaacataaactgttttttttaagtccgcaaacggtctgcgagaagctgcaaaacaacgagTCACATatagcaacatatacagtactgtactccatgtacatgtaaaaaaaataaattaaaaaaaaatatatatatatatataatttttttttaatatgtttgaaaaaatccgcgatccactgaacccgcgataaacgaaccaagaagtagcgagggatcactgcatAGGCATAGGCTAAGATCTCTGGTTTCTCTCAGCATAATGAAGAGGTGCAAGGTTTTATGTGGGTGATCCCAATCACTCCAGTCCTTGAGATATGTTCACAACGAAATCTCAATCTCCTTTGAGCTTTAATAAGGTGACTGAAGGATGCATCGGCTGATAATCTGTGATGCTCTCCAGAGAAGAGGGGTGAGAAGTCGTCTTTTGCTCATCATCTGCTAACAGCAAGTGTTAGTGTCTTGGCATCATGCAATAATTTCCATTGAAATTGTGCAGATTTGATTACATTGTGTTCTGCTGCGTCCACTAATCATCAGGGAAAATGTTGGCTCGTTAGTGCGGTATGAATGGAAATTCCTTCACATTCTTGAACTACTGTAGCCTTTCAGTACGCATAGTGACAAACAGAGCAAGCTTCAGTGTAACGTGTTCTGCACACTTAGCAGTTCAGAGCTGCTCCGTCCTTCTTTTTCAGCCTAAGGGTTTCAATTGAGTGATTCTGACTAGTATTTTGGCCTTCCCTTGGCCCACCTGAGATCTTATCATAATCCACTAGACAAATTCTGCATTCAGGAGTGTGCACAGCCTGTGAGATAGCTCTCCTCAACTTATTGAAATGCACTGAGTGCTGTCTTGTCAGCTGTAAAATTGTGTGAAACCAAGACAAAAGCACCAAGGAAATACTGGGTCATAAATCATGGTGCAACGTTCCTTTTGACACATCCAAACTCCGCATCCCACGATTAATATTAGCATTTGTCAAAAATCATTGTGCCAGTGTTACTACTGTGCTGTCAATGtaagccattcaaacaacagaGGTTCTCTGTTGTTAAGAGTATTGATAAGCAATAGAGCACCAAGATTGCTGCTAGAAATACCTCTGTAGTGCattgtgctaaaaaaaaaaaaatctattacacAGTTTCTCTCCATTCTCAGGTAAAGTTTTTGATGCCACGTCTCTGCATTCCTGCTGGACTTTTTGCGTGCCGTAATGTACCTCAAAAGGTAGCCTCAGAGATCAGTGCTGCTGTGCTGGCTGTTTTTAAGGAGTTCTGTTAATCGTGTCGACGGCAATCTCTACAAGCACTTTGTTTCTTTCTGAGTACACAATAATTTACATGCACCTGCACGTTCCCATGTGTCGACTTCACGCTGGCACAAGGACGGCCCTAAATTCTATAAACCTTTGATAATTCTTGTGTACACACTCTCCTGAGttaaacaagaaaaatgtatgTATTCTAATCACATTTGACGGCTGTGCCTAGATGGAAGTAATCACTTCCAACATTGTGTGCAGCATAAAGCTTATCTTTTTTAAAGAGAACACTCTTTCTTCTTTCACCATGAAACTGCTTCTGATTGAAAGAGCTTCAAAGGGCTTCTTTGTTTCATAATGTGCATGCAGCTCATTCATGGGCTTGATCTTCTTTttattcctctctctctctctcccttccaGTGCTATCTTAGAACCCCCACAttctcccaccaccaccaccaccaccctatTATGAGCTCTTTTTGGATCTGTGCTAAGAGGAATAACTAGTGTTGTTTTTTctacagaaagaaaaaacacaaaatatgtgaGGGGGAGGCAAGGAACATGTATTTCATCTCAGCAGTCAGTGcaaacatatgtgtgtgtggcagtgtatgtgtatatatatatatatatatatatatatatatatatatatgtgtgtgtatatgctgtGTATGCTAAGCTAAATATTAGCTTTCCATTTGCATTTGTGTTGACTCGCTGTTGTCGCACACATATATTGTTGTGTGTACacgctgtatgttacacatacggcACATTTGTGTATGTTACAcatgcagcacatttgacaataaagtctaATCCAATATTTCCTCTTGGTCTCTCTTGCATGTGGTTTAGTATTGAAAGTTAGAAAACTAACATATGCAAATATGGACGATTCTGGGAGAACTGCTATGTTACTTCTGGTTCCACTCAGTTCTTGGTTCTTGATACTCAACCTTATCCATACCATACTATGTGGGACATTCTAAAAATGAGTGCTTTTTTtagaggggcggggggcaattAACTCTAAAAGTACTGCCAGTGCTGTCAATTTATCATGTGGGTTACTTATATGTGTTCCCTTCGATAAATACTCTCCAGTTAAGCACATCTTAGAAAAGGTAGGCAGTTTGGAGATTTCAAACTAGTCAACACCCAGAAAATAAGGTGTTGTGGCCTTGCAGTGTATTTTGAATCAAAGGTCATTAGTCTGACTACAATTgcaatgctttgtttttgtgtttttcccccccacaaggcctttaaatacagtatgtctgcTGTATCCAAACTTACATAAGCTATAATGAATCTAATGTCAACGATGTAGTGCTGTTGGGTTAATGGGGGTCTTAAGTAAGTCAGTAAGGCTGATCAAAATTACAATACTCAAACTGACTAGCCTGAGGAACTTCTGCAACCGCCTTTAATGGCTTTGTAGGTGTGCGCAAACACACCGGCAAATATGAGGGACTCTTAACATGCATGTacccatatacagtataataaagCACGATAAAGACCATAATTTTGCACTGTTCATACTATCATCATGCATAGGCTAGTGAATGTGACcatgtgtttcattttgtttcagagTGTCGGAGAATTTGGCTTGGACATCATTGAAACTCCTGAGGGTGACAAGTGGCCACAGTTGATCGTTCAGCAGATCTTAGATCGTGAGCAAAAGGACACCTTTGTCATGAAGATAAAGGTAGAAGATGGTGGCAACCCTCCCAAGTCCAGCACTGCTATCCTCCAAGTCACCATTTCCGATGTCAACGACAATCGTCCCGTCTTCAGGCGTAGCGAGTTGGAAGTCACAGTACCGGAGAATGCCCCCACAGGAACATCGGTTGTGCAGCTTCATGCAACGGATGCAGACCTGGGGTCCAATGCCCAGATCCACTTTGCCTTCAGTAACCAGATCTCTGCCTCGACCAAGCGCCACTTTGCCATCGACGGCACAACAGGATTGATCACTGTGAAGCAGTCACTGGACAGGGAGTTGACTCCTGTTCACAAACTTATCGTTCTGGCCAGTGATGGCAGCTCAACACCCTCGAGGGCCACAGTGATGGTAAATGTGACAGATGTGAATGACAATGTCCCCTCCATTGACACTCGCTACATAATCAACTTGGTGAATGGGACTGTCCTTTTGTCTGAGAATGCTCCCCTCAACACAAAAATTGCACTCATCACAGTTACAGACAGAGATGCGGATCTCTATGGAAAAGTCACTTGCTACACTGACCATGATGTTCCATTCCGGCTGAAGCCTGTCTTTAATGATCAGTTTTTACTAGAGACAGCTGCTCCCCTCGATTATGAGACAACTCGAGAATATGCAATTAGGATAGTGGCATCGGATAGAGGGACGCCTCCTTTGAACACTTCAGCTATGGTATTAATTAAAATCAAGGATGAGAACGACAATGCGCCCGTCTTTCCCCAGCCAGAAATTCAACTTTCCATACCAGAGAATAATGACCCGTCCTCACAGTTAATAAAAATCAGTGCCACTGATGCAGACAGCGGACATAATGCTGAAATTATTTATACCCTTGCCCCCGATGCACCCGATGGATTTAATATAGACAGACAGTCAGGAATCCTTTCAGTTGGCAAACGGCTGGACAGAGAGAAGCAGGAGAGGTACTCATTCACTGTCATAGGCAGGGACAATGGTTCATCTTCCCTGCAGAGCAATGTCACTGTCAAGCTAATCGTTCAGGACCTTAATGACAACAGCCCGGCTTTCACACACCCCGAGTACAACTTCTATGTGCCCGAAAACCTTCCTCTCTTTGGAACTGTGGGCTTAATTACAGTGACAGATGCAGACGCGGGAGATAATGCTGTTGTGACCCTGTCCATTTTGAACGGGAAAGATCATTTCATAATTGACCCCCAAACGGGTGTAATCAAGCCCAACATCACCTTTGATCGTGAGCAGCAGAGCTCTTACACATTTATGGTCAAGGCAGTGGACGGAGGGCAACCCCCCAGCTCTTCCTATGCTAAGGTCACTATCAACGTGGTTGATGTAAATGACAATCGCCCTGTGTTTGTTGTCCCCACTTCCAATTACTCATATGACCTCGTGCGGACCACCACCAGCCCCGGTGACGTTGTTACAAGAGTGTTTGCCATTGACAATGACACAGGTATGAATGCGGAGCTCCAGTATAGCATTACAAGCAGCATCATCATCACTTCTCGAGTCTCCCCTCGAGGCTTGTTTTCCATCGACAAAACAACAGGCAACATTACACTGCAGGAGAAAATTGTAGCGGCGGATCAAGGACTGCACAGGCTAGTTGTCAAAGTCAAAGATCTTGGGCAGCCGGAATCATTACAAGCTATTGCGCTTATTCACTTATTTGTCAATGACACCGTTTCGAATGCCACTTTTATCCAAGAACAGCTTCGGAAAAGCATGGAGACGCCACTCGACCGAAACATCGGGGACAGTGAAGTAACACCTCAGGCTAACGGATATGTGATTGTTGTCATCGCTATCATAGCTGGGACCATGACTGTCATCTTGGTGATATTTGTGACCGCCTTGGTGCGCTGCCGACAGACACCCAGACACAAAGTGGTACAGAAAGGCAAGCAGAGTGGCGAGTGGGTGTCACCTAACCAAGAGAACCGTCAaatcaaaaagaagaagaagagaaagaagcGATCCCCAAAGAGCCTCCTCCTGAActttgtgaccatagatgaatCTAAGCCTGACGACCCTAAGCATGAGCATGTTAATGGTACGCTGGATCTCCCTGTGGAGCTCGAGGAGCAAACCATGGGGAAGTACAACTGGGCCACCACTCCCACCACCTTCAAACCCGACAGCCCGGACTTAGCCAAGCATTACAAATCTGCGTCCCCTCAGCCTACATTTCAAATCAAACCGGAGACTCCAGTGGCCCCAAAGAAGCATCACGTGATCCAGGAGCTCCCTTTGGACAACACATTTGTGGTGGGCTGTGACACGCTCTCCAAGTGCTCATCGACGAGCTCCGACCCATACAGTGTCTCAGAGTGCGGCTGTCAGGGGGGATTCAAGACTCCAGGGCAAATCACTACCCGACAGGTAATTCATGACTTCTTTTTTCAACCCGCCCACCATATTCCCCATTCATGCTACCCCTGGTGCCGCAAGGTAGTTGATATGGCAGGAGGACGGTGGCAGCATGGAGCACAAATAAGTTCCAAGATAAACCAAGACAATGTTTACATGAATGCCATTTGCACATGAAAATTATCATGAAATTCAACACACAAGTCTTAACTAATCTCGTATGCACATTCATTTGTAAGCGGTCATAATTGCATAATCATTTACATGCGGTAGGTTAATTTCACATTTAGAGCTTGATTAGCAGCAGCAGTGCAATTGTGATTGCTGGATCTTTTGAATTTGGGGGTCTTCTTTTTAATCATGTCTCCCACTTAATGTCACGTACACCCAGCaggggccatttttttttcaaattatggCAGAAATCAACAAATCAGATGAACATCTATTGTGTTTTTACTtcttcatgtaaaaaaatacatcttacaTCCAGTCGAAAGTTATAAATCTGCTTCCATGAGCTGTTTGCTTAAAACGTAACCCCTACACAGAGCCTATTTCGACTATGTCATGGGCAGCGATTACTGAACTGGACGGATTTATTTGTGGTCAAGAGCTGAGTTAATCTGTGTGAAAATATTTAGACTGTCCATTTAAACCAAGCAAgcaaaaagtaaacacaataaCCAGATTGACAGAGACTTCTCAATTAATCGTCAattcattttgggggaaaaaaaactgccctGCTTTTATTGGACAGAGAGTTGTTTCAGAGGAGAATATGTCGTAGGAAAGCTCATTTAAATGAGGAAGTACAGCAAGGGCTTATGATTCCATAAAGAGAAATGTGCCAAACGCGAAGTACCCTAATAAATAAAAGCGGATGAGGGAAATAAATGTAAATCAGAGGTAAGGAGAAGTGGCCTTGCTCAGTGCCGACAGCGAGAGCACAGTGCTGCGGGGAAGACGAAGTACTGttcggggtggggggaagaGGAGGGGTCAAGGGATCAAGGTGACGCAGAGCTTTGAGACCAATATACTTAAATACCAAGGGAGCACTAGTCCATAAAAAGCCTGCCTGTCCGACATTGCATTTAGCTCATAAACGATCTTCTTTAATGACCCCAATTATTGTTACAAATTGCATATGTAGATACACTTTCAGTACTTTGTTTGAATTAGCTCACATGGTTTCCAGGTTGAGGGTTTTCCTTTTTACGGTGTTGTGGTTTGTGTTTGGAAAGACTGACACGCTCGAAAGTCAAATTACCTGTATATGACAAATACTGACACCGTTTTGGACGTACTTATATTTGATCTCAAAATAGcaccacatttgaaaaaaatccacaatccTGTATTGCAAATCAAGACTACAATTCAGCCACACTGCATTGCTGTTTTATCCAGGGGCAAATGTGCTCTTGGTTGTTTCTGtcctatttgattttttttttctcttcgttACCCTTTTGGTGGATGTGATGCTGCTTTGGTTggctttcatttttgtcacgaaTATAATTATAAAATCTGTCATTCATTCAATTTTGGGTCAGCCCCATGAGATTGCatcattgtttgtctttttgatggggtttttgcttttgtttcttgCTTGCACTTTTCCAATCaagtgtttgtatgtgttttcttttgccttttgcCTTTTGCCTTTCTTATAGTTTATTTCATTCCAAACATACACCAACCCTTAACATTACTCTTGGCATGGTTTTTGCTAAATAACTGATTATCCCATGAAGTATTGTGCTCAGGATAATTTATGAGGACACCCACACTGAGCTGATAATCATTCCCTTCATCCACGATTCTTTTTAAAGCCTGGTTAAAAGCCATTCTGTGACATGGTGTACAATGCATAAGCCTAATCCAGCCCCAAGTACAAAAGACTGAATTCATAATATGTTTATGTGACACACTCTCGACTTGTCAGAGTGATTTCCCTCCTAATTTTGGTGGCGGCTGCtctaaaatatgtaaaaatatacTGCTGGAGTTTGTCAGCCCTGAATTATTTTCCATCTTGTATTTTGAGCATTGGAAATTACAAATGATTTTTCACTTGCTTGTCAGTGGTTTAAAGTCTTTCATCAATCCATATATCAGAACTACACATTTGATCCAATTGTATTATGCTCTGTTGAGCTGTGatctatattttttgttttcataagtcccaaaatattttcaacgTTATTTAGAAAAATTTGTCACCAAGTGGTTGAAAGTTACAATCATATTGTCAGCAGTTACTCAAAATTATCACTATAATCATCTATATTATTCGGCCCCCTCAAGCAATTGACAAGTGATGGCTCCCACTTTAGACATTAGATTTCCCTCCAGTTTTAAGTGTGATTATTTAAAGCCCatgtcatgaagaaaaaaagaatgatggAAATCTGTGGCTGCAAAGGTTAATTAAATGCACTAAAGGGTTAATCACTCGTAATACAGTATGATTAAAATCGCTGTAATTAGGTTTCAGATAAGGCTGATAGAGGGAAGGGAGGCGGTGATTCTCGAAGATGACACTTGGGTGTGTCAGCCTCAGTTCCCACAGTGATGTTGTTGTAGGTGTTTGTTTACTGCGATTCTTTTATAATTTCCATGTTCTTTAATTGGTGTG
This window of the Hippocampus zosterae strain Florida chromosome 1, ASM2543408v3, whole genome shotgun sequence genome carries:
- the pcdh11 gene encoding protocadherin-11 X-linked isoform X1 yields the protein MNLASQTYLLVVFLTSTVLICRAQERDYTVKEEQPENVRIGNLRRDLDLNLDPNVRLSSPLQFKPVYKTGDVPLVRVEANTGEIFTTSHRIDREKLCSGIFAEKHCYYEIEVAVLPDEIFRLVKIRFLIEDVNDNAPLFQSTVINISIPENTVVNTRYPVPSAFDPDVGINGIQHYELVKSVGEFGLDIIETPEGDKWPQLIVQQILDREQKDTFVMKIKVEDGGNPPKSSTAILQVTISDVNDNRPVFRRSELEVTVPENAPTGTSVVQLHATDADLGSNAQIHFAFSNQISASTKRHFAIDGTTGLITVKQSLDRELTPVHKLIVLASDGSSTPSRATVMVNVTDVNDNVPSIDTRYIINLVNGTVLLSENAPLNTKIALITVTDRDADLYGKVTCYTDHDVPFRLKPVFNDQFLLETAAPLDYETTREYAIRIVASDRGTPPLNTSAMVLIKIKDENDNAPVFPQPEIQLSIPENNDPSSQLIKISATDADSGHNAEIIYTLAPDAPDGFNIDRQSGILSVGKRLDREKQERYSFTVIGRDNGSSSLQSNVTVKLIVQDLNDNSPAFTHPEYNFYVPENLPLFGTVGLITVTDADAGDNAVVTLSILNGKDHFIIDPQTGVIKPNITFDREQQSSYTFMVKAVDGGQPPSSSYAKVTINVVDVNDNRPVFVVPTSNYSYDLVRTTTSPGDVVTRVFAIDNDTGMNAELQYSITSSIIITSRVSPRGLFSIDKTTGNITLQEKIVAADQGLHRLVVKVKDLGQPESLQAIALIHLFVNDTVSNATFIQEQLRKSMETPLDRNIGDSEVTPQANGYVIVVIAIIAGTMTVILVIFVTALVRCRQTPRHKVVQKGKQSGEWVSPNQENRQIKKKKKRKKRSPKSLLLNFVTIDESKPDDPKHEHVNGTLDLPVELEEQTMGKYNWATTPTTFKPDSPDLAKHYKSASPQPTFQIKPETPVAPKKHHVIQELPLDNTFVVGCDTLSKCSSTSSDPYSVSECGCQGGFKTPGQITTRQDAIQTSEKSFNSPPPICPHKEACQLEKITSVNIQRRVTFHLPDGSQESCSDSGLGDPEPSSTASTSQALPFSFPLEEYYEQTSPNSRTEGDGNSDPESSSTGLHTPLSHDAFGILTSKAVEVNLQKALAEASETCTQECLILGHSDTCWMPPTLTQLQSPTSGSPASTPTSTTIPGTLPSFGFQQSCARGGKVNMGSLGTMDGRHTLGRSVSKKDELDKGLNRPQFYNTLDRHCNKKEDTVKVIPLASFSSPGKQTATGGGSSSFLHEHQL
- the pcdh11 gene encoding protocadherin-11 X-linked isoform X2: MNLASQTYLLVVFLTSTVLICRAQERDYTVKEEQPENVRIGNLRRDLDLNLDPNVRLSSPLQFKPVYKTGDVPLVRVEANTGEIFTTSHRIDREKLCSGIFAEKHCYYEIEVAVLPDEIFRLVKIRFLIEDVNDNAPLFQSTVINISIPENTVVNTRYPVPSAFDPDVGINGIQHYELVKSVGEFGLDIIETPEGDKWPQLIVQQILDREQKDTFVMKIKVEDGGNPPKSSTAILQVTISDVNDNRPVFRRSELEVTVPENAPTGTSVVQLHATDADLGSNAQIHFAFSNQISASTKRHFAIDGTTGLITVKQSLDRELTPVHKLIVLASDGSSTPSRATVMVNVTDVNDNVPSIDTRYIINLVNGTVLLSENAPLNTKIALITVTDRDADLYGKVTCYTDHDVPFRLKPVFNDQFLLETAAPLDYETTREYAIRIVASDRGTPPLNTSAMVLIKIKDENDNAPVFPQPEIQLSIPENNDPSSQLIKISATDADSGHNAEIIYTLAPDAPDGFNIDRQSGILSVGKRLDREKQERYSFTVIGRDNGSSSLQSNVTVKLIVQDLNDNSPAFTHPEYNFYVPENLPLFGTVGLITVTDADAGDNAVVTLSILNGKDHFIIDPQTGVIKPNITFDREQQSSYTFMVKAVDGGQPPSSSYAKVTINVVDVNDNRPVFVVPTSNYSYDLVRTTTSPGDVVTRVFAIDNDTGMNAELQYSITSSIIITSRVSPRGLFSIDKTTGNITLQEKIVAADQGLHRLVVKVKDLGQPESLQAIALIHLFVNDTVSNATFIQEQLRKSMETPLDRNIGDSEVTPQANGYVIVVIAIIAGTMTVILVIFVTALVRCRQTPRHKVVQKGKQSGEWVSPNQENRQIKKKKKRKKRSPKSLLLNFVTIDESKPDDPKHEHVNGTLDLPVELEEQTMGKYNWATTPTTFKPDSPDLAKHYKSASPQPTFQIKPETPVAPKKHHVIQELPLDNTFVVGCDTLSKCSSTSSDPYSVSECGCQGGFKTPGQITTRQDAIQTSEKSFNSPPPICPHKEACQLEKITSVNIQRRVTFHLPDGSQESCSDSGLGDPEPSSTASTSQALPFSFPLEEYYEQTSPNSRTEGDGNSDPESTVEVNLQKALAEASETCTQECLILGHSDTCWMPPTLTQLQSPTSGSPASTPTSTTIPGTLPSFGFQQSCARGGKVNMGSLGTMDGRHTLGRSVSKKDELDKGLNRPQFYNTLDRHCNKKEDTVKVIPLASFSSPGKQTATGGGSSSFLHEHQL
- the pcdh11 gene encoding protocadherin-11 X-linked isoform X3; this encodes MNLASQTYLLVVFLTSTVLICRAQERDYTVKEEQPENVRIGNLRRDLDLNLDPNVRLSSPLQFKPVYKTGDVPLVRVEANTGEIFTTSHRIDREKLCSGIFAEKHCYYEIEVAVLPDEIFRLVKIRFLIEDVNDNAPLFQSTVINISIPENTVVNTRYPVPSAFDPDVGINGIQHYELVKSVGEFGLDIIETPEGDKWPQLIVQQILDREQKDTFVMKIKVEDGGNPPKSSTAILQVTISDVNDNRPVFRRSELEVTVPENAPTGTSVVQLHATDADLGSNAQIHFAFSNQISASTKRHFAIDGTTGLITVKQSLDRELTPVHKLIVLASDGSSTPSRATVMVNVTDVNDNVPSIDTRYIINLVNGTVLLSENAPLNTKIALITVTDRDADLYGKVTCYTDHDVPFRLKPVFNDQFLLETAAPLDYETTREYAIRIVASDRGTPPLNTSAMVLIKIKDENDNAPVFPQPEIQLSIPENNDPSSQLIKISATDADSGHNAEIIYTLAPDAPDGFNIDRQSGILSVGKRLDREKQERYSFTVIGRDNGSSSLQSNVTVKLIVQDLNDNSPAFTHPEYNFYVPENLPLFGTVGLITVTDADAGDNAVVTLSILNGKDHFIIDPQTGVIKPNITFDREQQSSYTFMVKAVDGGQPPSSSYAKVTINVVDVNDNRPVFVVPTSNYSYDLVRTTTSPGDVVTRVFAIDNDTGMNAELQYSITSSIIITSRVSPRGLFSIDKTTGNITLQEKIVAADQGLHRLVVKVKDLGQPESLQAIALIHLFVNDTVSNATFIQEQLRKSMETPLDRNIGDSEVTPQANGYVIVVIAIIAGTMTVILVIFVTALVRCRQTPRHKVVQKGKQSGEWVSPNQENRQIKKKKKRKKRSPKSLLLNFVTIDESKPDDPKHEHVNGTLDLPVELEEQTMGKYNWATTPTTFKPDSPDLAKHYKSASPQPTFQIKPETPVAPKKHHVIQELPLDNTFVVGCDTLSKCSSTSSDPYSVSECGCQGGFKTPGQITTRQETALKPPHYGTLCGTGTARSHRIKINL